The following are encoded in a window of Carya illinoinensis cultivar Pawnee chromosome 15, C.illinoinensisPawnee_v1, whole genome shotgun sequence genomic DNA:
- the LOC122296713 gene encoding uncharacterized protein LOC122296713, protein MQEKQSVEEPTGISNRAQLEVLEDHTNKITSILNDVTNNLADLRVAMETSNKDNQRAMENIRRETNTTLERLERRLAENRPGTPPHGGEAYADGLEASVTESMHASPRQGLRRGGRVENRVTMRGGFRMLPLRERSRWLAIGLGALVFTMSTRNLSTSKAIRSLTNMNNPGHGEDSMVVATMGHNLRGTTMKIEEETGIRIGDPGALRSTSQSKAGKWWRWIRDQYDKDHMRLGWTAFEKELLSQFRPSPVVDHHGQLAKLRQEGKVQHYIEEFRQLQIMVRGWSEEALIGTFIDGLRPWLAKEIKLRQPTRLPEVMKMAEILEESHSSEQRPTKDMGSKSFKIVQTKVSWKGRDTSATTSKSRPEIKKLSSEEVQERIKKGLCFKCGDKWGPGHKCKAAQALFMFEDESSDDESESSQEEPSQEEETEETKSGGTLEEVELSLNVMAGISKPTSMRLMAWVGKREVTLLVDSGSTHNFINSSIVGKVGLKPSPIPPFEVKVASGEKLQCEALIREVKMNVQGVRIMADLHVLPLVGLDLVLGNAWLKSLGRVVHDYHNMTMEFKLGSKKRLWTAITSKEIKSCEAIMFEKLCKVGAHCFAIVVAKEDVMRQVKNKGQEGTHDDLELLPEEVKPVLAAHRGVLEVPIALPPPREFDHRIRLVDETKPINVPPYRYAHFQKEEIEQQVDEMLKSGLIRPSTSPFSSPVLLVRKKDGTWRFYTDYRALNEATVKDRFPIPTVDEMLDKLHGATVFSKLDLRARYHQIRMNEEDIHKTAFRTRSGHYEYLVMPFGLCNAQSTFQAAMNSIFKPLLRKFVLVFFDDILVYSKTIEEHKQHLEKVLTILEEHHFFIKATKCAFMEKELEYLGHFISGDGVKVDHRKIEAMVDWPLPKDISALRGFLGLTGYYRRFVKGYGLIAKPLTTMLKKDSFEWTTEAREDFEELKRAMTKTPVLALPNFETPFEVYTDASGEGIEAVLQKIVTPKQQKFLVKLLGFEYDIVYQPGKENKVADALSRREGSQLLKVVGDDEESSNLALSWVEWRVWDKIREATRLDARALEIIKLLDAQGQGVVNYKVRDGLIFYKNYVYVPNVPNLRNEILDHFHNSKEGGHSGWLRTYIRLKHFFYWKGIKGDVKRLMASCDIRQKAKYDTRP, encoded by the exons ATGCAAGAGAAGCAGTCTGTAGAGGAGCCCACGGGCATTTCTAATAGAGCCCAGCTAGAAGTTCTAGAGGATCACACCAACAAGATTACTTCAATTCTTAATGATGTCACCAACAACTTAGCCGATCTGCGTGTGGCCATGGAGACCTCTAACAAGGATAACCAGAGGGCCATGGAGAACATAAGGAGAGAGACGAACACCACATTAGAGAGGCTAGAGAGGAGACTAGCCGAGAACCGTCCTGGGACACCACCTCATGGGGGCGAGGCTTATGCTGATGGATTGGAAGCCAGTGTAACCGAGTCCATGCATGCATCGCCAAGGCAAGGTTTGAGGCGTGGTGGCCGTGTAGAGAACCGTGTTACCATGAGAGGTGGATTCCGAATGCTGCCTTTGAGAGAGAGGAGCCGTTGGCTGGCTATCGGGCTAGGAGCCCTAGTGTTCACCATGAGCACCAGGAATTTGAGCACGAGCAAGGCTATAAGGAGCCTTACCAACATGAACAACCCGGGCCATGGAGAAGACAGCATGGTCGTGGCTACCATGGGCCACAATTTGAGAGGGACGACTATGAAGATAGAAGAGGAAACCGGCATTAGGATTGGGGACCCAGGCGCCCTAAGGTCGACTTCCCAAA GCAAGGCTGGAAAATGGTGGCGTTGGATAAGGGACCAGTACGACAAGGATCATATGAGGCTGGGTTGGACAGCCTTTGAGAAGGAGCTCCTCAGTCAGTTCAGGCCATCACCAGTTGTCGATCACCATGGGCAGCTGGCCAAGCTAAGGCAAGAGGGCAAGGTCCAGCACTATATAGAGGAGTTCAGGCAGCTACAGATCATGGTTAGGGGCTGGTCGGAGGAAGCCTTGATAGGCACATTCATTGATGGTTTGAGACCTTGGCTTGCCAAGGAAATCAAACTTAGACAACCCACAAGGCTACCCGAGGTGATGAAGATGGCTGAAATTCTTGAGGAGAGCCATTCTAGTGAGCAGCGCCCAACCAAAGACATGGGGAGCAAGTCTTTCAAGATTGTGCAAACCAAGGTCTCTTGGAAGGGAAGGGACACATCAGCCACCACCTCCAAATCGAGACCGGAGATCAAGAAGCTATCCAGTGAAGAGGTGCAAGAGCGCATCAAGAAGGGGCTGTGTTTTAAGTGCGGAGACAAATGGGGCCCCGGTCACAAGTGCAAGGCAGCTCAGGCCTTGTTTATGTTTGAGGACGAGTCAAGTGATGATGAGTCTGAAAGCAGTCAAGAGGAACCCAGCCAAGAGGAGGAAACCGAGGAAACCAAATCTGGTGGCACACTAGAGGAGGTTGAGCTATCATTGAATGTCATGGCTGGCATTTCTAAACCCACGTCCATGAGGTTGATGGCATGGGTGGGCAAGCGTGAAGTGACTTTGCTAGTGGATAGCGGATCCACACACAACTTCATTAATTCCAGCATTGTGGGCAAGGTTGGACTTAAGCCGAGCCCTATTCCCCCATTTGAAGTAAAGGTGGCAAGTGGAGAAAAGCTGCAATGTGAGGCCCTCATCCGTGAAGTGAAGATGAATGTTCAGGGGGTCCGTATTATGGCAGACTTGCATGTGCTGCCCTTGGTCGGCCTTGACTTAGTCTTAGGGAATGCTTGGCTGAAGAGCCTTGGCAGGGTCGTCCATGACTATcacaacatgaccatggagtttAAACTTGGCTCTAAGAAGCGACTGTGGACAGCCATTACCAGTAAGGAGATCAAGTCATGCGAAGCCATTATGTTTGAGAAGCTTTGCAAAGTCGGGGCACATTGCTTCGCCATCGTGGTGGCCAAAGAGGATGTAATGAGACAAGTCAAGAACAAGGGTCAGGAGGGCACCCATGATGATTTAGAGCTACTGCCTGAGGAAGTCAAGCCTGTCTTAGCAGCCCACAGGGGGGTTCTCGAGGTGCCCATTGCACTTCCACCTCCTAGAGAGTTTGATCACAGAATTCGACTAGTGGATGAAACCAAGCCGATCAACGTGCCACCCTATAGATACGCCCACTTTCAGAAGGAAGAGATTGAACAGCAGGTGGATGAGATGCTGAAGAGTGGCCTAATCCGCCCTAGTACTAGTCCCTTTTCTTCACCGGTGCTGTTGGTGAGGAAGAAGGATGGCACATGGAGGTTCTATACGGACTATAGGGCCTTGAATGAAGCCACGGTCAAGGACAGATTTCCAATCCCCACTGTCGATGAGATGTTAGATAAGCTACATGGGGCTACGGTGTTCTCAAAGTTAGATTTAAGGGCTCGCTACCATCAGATTCGAATGAATGAGGAAGACATCCATAAGACAGCCTTTAGGACTCGCTCAGGCCATTATGAATATCTGGTGATGCCTTTCGGTTTGTGCAATGCTCAATCAACGTTTCAGGCTGCAATGAATAGCATCTTCAAGCCACTACTCCGGAAGTTTGTGCTTGTCTTCTTTGATGACATTTTGGTCTATTCTAAGACCATCGAAGAGCATAAGCAACACTTGGAGAAGGTGCTAACAATTCTAGAGGAGCATCATTTCTTTATCAAAGCCACCAAGTGTGCCTTCATGGAGAAGGAGTTGGAGTACTTAGGCCACTTTATCTCAGGAGATGGTGTCAAAGTTGATCACAGAAAGATAGAGGCCATGGTGGATTGGCCTCTACCCAAGGACATCTCAGCCTTGAGAGGATTTCTGGGGCTCACGGGTTATTACAGGAGGTTTGTCAAAGGCTATGGGCTCATAGCCAAGCCACTCACAACAATGCTCAAGAAGGACAGTTTTGAGTGGACAACCGAGGCTAGGGAAGACTTTGAAGAACTGAAGCGAGCCATGACCAAGACACCTGTGTTGGCACTTCCCAATTTTGAGACACCTTTTGAAGTTTATACAGATGCAAGCGGTGAAGGTATCGAGGCTGTGTTG CAGAAAATTGTCACCCCGAAACAACAGAAGTTCCTTGTCAAGTTGCTAGGCTTTGAGTATGACATAGTCTATCAACCGGGCAAGGAAAATAAGGTGGCTGATGCCTTAAGCCGCAGGGAAGGCAGCCAACTACTTAAGGTAGTGGGAGATGATGAGGAGTCATCAAACTTGGCACTAAGCTGGGTAGAATGGCGAGTATGGGACAAGATCAGAGAGGCTACCAGATTGGATGCAAGGGCACTTGAGATCATTAAGCTCTTGGATGCCCAAGGGCAAGGGGTTGTAAACTACAAAGTTAGAGACGGTCTGATCTTCTACAAGAACTATGTTTATGTGCCGAACGTTCCCAATCTCAGGAATGAGATCCTAGATCATTTCCATAACAGCAAGGAAGGTGGTCATTCTGGATGGTTGAGAACATACATCCGATTGAAGCATTTCTTCTATTGGAAAGGAATCAAGGGTGATGTCAAGAGACTTATGGCCAGCTGTGACATCCGTCAAAAGGCCAAGTATGACACTAGGCCATAA